A stretch of the Lagenorhynchus albirostris chromosome 21, mLagAlb1.1, whole genome shotgun sequence genome encodes the following:
- the GINS4 gene encoding DNA replication complex GINS protein SLD5: MTEELDLPGQDSDAGSEEVVLTPAELIDRLEQAWMNEKFAPELLENKSEIVECVMEQLQHMEENLRRAKKGDLKVSIHQMEMERIRFVLSSYLRCRLMKIERFFPHVLEKERTRREGEPSSLSPEEFAFAREYMANTETYLKNVALKHMPPNLQKVDLLRAVPKPDLDSYVFLRVKERQENILVEPETDEQRDYVIDLEEGSQHLIRYKTIAPLVASGAVQLI, translated from the exons ATGACAGAGGAACTGGATCTCCCGGGACAGGACTCTGATGCGGGGAGTGAGGAGGTGGTCCTGACCCCTGCAGAGCTCATTGACAGGCTGGAACAG GCCTGGATGAATGAAAAGTTTGCCCCTGAGCTGCTGGAAAACAAGTCGGAGATCGTAGAATGTGTCATGGAGCAGCTGCAGCACATG GAAGAAAATCTCAGGAGGGCCAAGAAGGGGGACCTGAAGGTCAGCATCCAtcagatggagatggagaggatCCGCTTCGTCCTGAGCAGCTACCTGCGGTGTCGGCTCATGAAG ATAGAGAGGTTTTTCCCTCACGTCCTTGAAAAGGAGAGAACACGCCGTGAGGGGGAGCCTTCCAGCCTTTCTCCGGAAGAGTTTGCCTTCGCCAGAGA GTACATGGCTAACACAGAGACCTACCTAAAGAACGTTGCCTTAAAGCACATGCCTCCTAATTTACAGAAGGTGGACCTCTTGAGGGCAG TTCCCAAACCAGATCTGGATTCATATGTGTTTCTGAGGGTGAAAGAGCGACAAGAAAACATACTGGTAGAACCGGAAACAGATGAGCAGAG GGACTATGTGATCGACCTGGAGGAGGGCTCACAGCACTTGATCCGATACAAAACCATCGCACCCCTGGTCGCTTCTGGAGCCGTACAGCTGATTTAA